In a single window of the Cygnus olor isolate bCygOlo1 chromosome 5, bCygOlo1.pri.v2, whole genome shotgun sequence genome:
- the KNSTRN gene encoding small kinetochore-associated protein — MQMAFSSKKQCVGKTPDPEFNKDPNFNFSSNIPVDGVFKATNQGFPKSAKKVEPLLKKTATRGPLSRYKLEAELKTKNQLLETAKQQLHTRLTGAQSTIKELKEENEGLVQEVEKLKKFQETCMVILESRNIDPVTGSNIVEEEEKTKECQKQTMLLTEKLIAELRVFNQTAEKEKEALQTAMAKWKLAEEERQQSLEKHSSFQAEIKECSAILDELEQLLAM; from the exons atgcagatggctttttcttcaaagaaacaaTGTGTCGGTAAAACACCAGATCCAGAGTTCAACAAAGATCCTAATTTTAACTTCAGCTCCAATATTCCAGTAGATGGTGTCTTCAAAGCTACAAATCAAGG GTTTCCTAAATCTGCCAAGAAAGTAGAACCACTTTTGAAGAAGACTGCTACAAGAGG GCCTCTGAGCAGATACAAACtagaagcagagctgaaaacCAAGAATCAGCTGCTAGAAACAGCCAAGCAGCAGTTACACACCAGACTAACAGGAGCACAG AGCACTATAAAGGAATTAAAGGAGGAGAATGAAGGCCTGGTGCAAGAAGTCGAGAAGCTCAAGAAATTTCAGGAGACGTGCATGGtcattttagaaagcagaaacattgATCCTG TTACAGGCAGCAACAttgtggaggaggaagaaaagacaaaggaatGCCAGAAGCAGACAATG CTGTTGACTGAGAAGCTCATAGCAGAACTGAGGGTATTTAATCAAAcggctgaaaaagaaaaggaagcactTCAG ACAGCAATGGCTAAGTGGAAACTGGCAGAAGAAGAGAGGCAGCAGTCCCTGGAGAAGCATTCTTCCTTCcaagcagaaataaaggaatGTTCAGCAATACTCGATGAGttggagcagctcctggctaTGTGA
- the IVD gene encoding isovaleryl-CoA dehydrogenase, mitochondrial: MAAAALRRAAVTAGGAGRRRALGWPRRGCAGLAVDDAVNGLSDEQRQLRQTMTKFCQEHLAPKAQQIDQENEFKGMREFWKKLGELGVLGITAPVKYGGSALGYLDHVLVMEEISRASAAVGLSYGAHSNLCINQLVRNGNEAQKEKYLPKLISGEHVGALAMSEPNAGSDVVSMKLKADKKGDYFVLNGNKFWITNGPDADVLIVYAKTDLNAVPASQGITAFIVEKGTPGFSTAQKLDKLGMRGSNTCELIFEDCKIPAENILGTLSKGVYVLMSGLDLERLVLSGGPLGIMQAVLDHAIPYLHVREAFGQKIGQFQLMQGKMADMYTRLMACRQYVYNVAKACDRGHFNAKDCAGVILYSAECATQVALDGIQCLGGNGYINDYPMGRFLRDAKLYEIGAGTSEVRRLIIGRAFNAAFK, translated from the exons atggcggcggcggcgctgcggAGAGCGGCGGTGAcagcgggcggggcggggcggcgccgAGCGCTGGGGTggccgcggcggggctgcgCCGGGCTGGCGGTGGACGACGCCGTCAACGGGCTGAGCGACGAGCAGCGGCAG CTTAGACAGACCATGACAAAGTTCTGTCAAGAGCATTTGGCTCCGAAGGCCCAACAAATTGACCAGGAGAATGAATTCAAAGGCATGCGG GAGTTTTGGAAGAAACTTGGGGAACTGGGAGTTCTGGGGATCACAGCTCCTG tgaagTATGGTGGGTCTGCTTTGGGGTATCTGGACCACGTGCTGGTGATGGAGGAAATTTCTCGTGCGTCAGCAGCTGTTGGGCTTAGTTATGGAGCCCACTCCAACCTTTGTATCAACCAGCTGGTGCGGAACGGCAACGAAGCCCAGAAGGAGAAGTACTTGCCCAAG CTAATCAGTGGGGAGCACGTTGGAGCCCTAGCGATGAGCGAGCCTAATGCTGGATCTGATGTTGTGTCCATGAAGCTGAAAGCAGATAAGAAAG GGGACTACTTTGTTTTGAATGGGAACAAATTTTGGATTACCAACGGGCCCGACGCAGATGTTCTCATCGTTTATGCTAAAACAGACCTTAATGCTGTACCAGCCTCCCAAGGTATAACTGCATTCATCGTGGAGAAG GGAACCCCAGgtttcagcacagcacagaagcttGATAAGCTGGGAATGAGAGGGTCTAACACCTGTGAATTGATCTTTGAGGACTGTAAGATCCCCG CTGAAAATATCTTGGGGACACTGAGCAAGGGAGTCTACGTTTTGATGAGTGGGCTGGACCTGGAGAGACTCGTGCTGTCTGGTGGGCCACTTGG GATCATGCAAGCTGTTCTTGACCATGCAATTCCATACCTACATGTaagagaagcatttggacagaaAATTGGCCAGTTCCAG CTCATGCAAGGCAAAATGGCTGATATGTACACGCGGCTGATGGCATGCCGGCAGTACGTCTACAACGTGGCCAAGGCCTGTGACCGGGGCCACTTCAACGCAAAG GACTGTGCCGGAGTGATCCTCTACTCAGCAGAGTGCGCTACCCAGGTGGCTCTGGATGGGATTCAGTGCCTCG GTGGGAATGGTTACATCAATGACTACCCGATGGGACGCTTCCTGCGTGACGCCAAGCTCTACGAGATAGGGGCAGGCACCAGTGAAGTGCGCAGACTTATCATCGGCAGGGCATTCAACGCAGCTTTCAAGTAA